In Aspergillus fumigatus Af293 chromosome 6, whole genome shotgun sequence, the genomic window ACGGGCTGTTGTGGTATTCTCTGCCCACTGGCAGGCTGGTCGCGACACGATCCAAGTGAATACGGCTGAGATGACTGATCTTATATACGAGTATGTGAAATCCTGACAGGGTGCTTGGTTATGCATGCTGAGTGGGCTGTGTTAGTTTCTACGGCTTCCCGAGCCACTATTACAAGGAGAAGTTCCCCAACGTCGGGAGCAAGGAGATTGCGAACAAGGTGCTTAGTGCGTTGAAGGAGGCGGGCATCAAAGCGGAGGGAGTCAAAAGAGGTTTAGATCATGGGGTCTGGGCCAGCTTTAAATGCGGTAAGTGCAAGTGCCTCAACATGTCCGTTGCACCAATAGGTGGGCAAATAGTAATGATTGGGATGCAGCATTTGACCCAGACTCCAACCCCTTGAACGTTCCGATAGTGCAGGTGTCATTGTTCAACACCGAGGATCCTGCCCAGCACTACCGACTCGGACAAGCGGTGTCCAAGCTGCGCGATGATAATATCCTGATCATTGTATCGGGTATGGCAGTCCACAACCTGCGTGATCTGCAGTTCACTTGGGGCAACCCCAAGCCAATGCCGTACACTACAAGCTTTGACGAGGCTCTGAAGGACGCTGTCACGAAGCCGCCTGCGGAAAGAGAGCAGGCTATGAGTGACCTCCTCAAACGACCCGATGCCCGTCAAGCACATCCTTCCTTTGATCATCTGCTGCCAATTCATATTGGAGCTGGCGCTGCGGGGGATGATCTTGGAAAAAGACTCTGGACGCTGAAGGAGGGAAGCATGAGCTGGGCGCAGTATAGATTTGGTGATGTAGGCAATAATAGCGCGCTGTAGTAAGCATAAGCAAAGCCGATATAGAAATTCCCACCGTTTCGCGTCCTAAACGTGGTCAACGTATTTTGGATTCATCTATAGATACAGTATTGGACAGCTGGAGGGAAACGGTGCATGAACATATAAAACGGGTCATAATTGCACTACGAAGACTCCTTGACCAGCTGAGAGACTTTCTCTTCAATTTGCTGATCCGAAAGGCCTGAACGCATCCAGAGATGTTAGTCAAAGCACTTGTGACTGGGATATAATCAAGACGTACCAGACAGCgattcctgcttctcctttccaaATCCTGTTCGTAATAGCTGTATTAGCACCCATTGCTCTTCCATTGACTTGTTCGATTGTGACTATCTGTCGTACCGTATCGAGCATATACTCTAGGCAAAGTGCCTGCTGCCTCCCGGATCAGAATGGGAGTCTGGGGGTTGTGCTTCTTCATAGTCGGGTACGCGCGCTGCAAGAAAGACCTGTGATTCGCGAAGTCATAGAGTTAATAATCGCCttcagcatcagcaccgcAATTGCCAGAGATTTACCGTGTAGCAGCGCTCTGCTCCGAAGTCTGGCAGAAAAGGAAGCGGAGTTCCTTCAGTCCTTTAGAGAAGGCGTATTTGGACGACATTATGCAGAATAACAGACAAGGCGAATCAAAGAAAGTGTATACAGTCGGAAAAAGCTATCCCCCCGTAAGTGAGAGCAATGGGTATCAATTGGAGATATTGAGCGCGAGAGAACCGACGAGGGGTGTTGCAGAGCACTTTGACGATGCATCCGTTGGAGTTCGAATGTAGACCAATACGGTCAAGCGTATTGTCACCGCTTACCTCAGCCGGAGAACGAGCCGCATTCCCAACAAGGCCGCCGAGGTCGGGCAATACCCATATTGAGATATCTAATACTCACATCTTCTAAGGGAACACCTCGCGTGCTTCGTCTCTTAATCTCCTTTAATCTCCTTTAGACTATTCCCACTCATACTGTGGTGGGGTTCCTCATAGTACTTCGCGCTTCAATTTGTGCAAAGTCTCCGTCACTCTCCACTCAATTCCGACGACCGGCGCTTCTTTGATCAAGGCCCTTCAAACCCAGTCATCAATTCCGCCGCGACAATACATCAAAATGTCTTCTTCGCGAATCGGTCtgcgcttcttccagaacacTCGGGCTGCTTTCCGCAATGCCTACGGTCCCTTCCGTCGCCCTGGTGCCCAGGGACGCCGTTTCCAGACCTCTGATGCCGGTGCGGCATCCGCCCAACAACAGAGCACATTCCAGCGTCTATGGAACAGCCCTGTCGGCATCAAGACCGTCCACTTCTGGTAAGTTTGGACATATTGGAGCAGTCATTGGCGATGTCTACCAGACATGCTGACATGAGATGATTCTATTGTAGGGCGCCTGTCATGAAGGTATAGATCCACGAAGACTATCTTTTTCCACCGCCGTCATCACCCCTACTACGCATTGAGCTGTCTAGTGGCTTAGACATTGCGAAACACTGGATTGAGTCATATTGCTAATACTAGTTTCTGTCGAAAACAGTGGGCTTTGGTCATTGCGGGTATCTCCGATTTTGGTCGTCCCGCTGAGAAGCTCTCCCTTACTCAGAACGCTGCACTGATGGCTACTGGTGCTATCTGGACTCGCTGGTGCTTTATCATCAAGCCCCGCAACATTTTGTATGTTTTATTCATCTTTACAAATACCCCTAGACTTGAACGTACTAAGTTTCAATCAGGCTCGCTGCTGTTAACTTCTTCCTCGGATGTGTCGGTGTCGTCCAGGTTACCCGGATCTTCTTGTACCGCCGCAGCTTGGAAGGAGGATCGACGAAGGAAGCCTTGAAGGATTTTGAGCACGAGATGGTTGACTCGGCGAAGTCCGTCGTTGGTAAGGCTGAGGCAGCTGTCAAGAAGTCTACGTAATGGACTCCAGGTTAAGTTGGGAGATGCTCGCATGCAATTACAGACTACAGGGACGGCTACGTGAGATATCCCTTTTTACTAAAAGCAACAGTCGCACACTACTGTATATACTCACCCTTGAATATGAGATAAATTGGTTAATAGAAGATGCGCCTTATCTTGCGCATTCAGGGATCAGTTTGTAGACTTGATAGAGCTAGGGTTTTGAGCTAGAGTTTTGGGCTATTGCATGTTACGCTCATATATTTACCAGCAATGACGGCCATCACTGTAGTCAGGCCATGAGTCTTCGACTTCTGGGGCTCAGACTCAGAGTCATCAGCGAAACATTTGGACTAAAAAGTTGATGTCCGTTGACATGGTTTTCTACTATTCACATCTAGATCAGGGTTGCTTATATGAGTCTGACCTCTTAAGATAGAGCTTGATTTCATAAAACAGATCATATAGACACAGCCAGGTGCAATTTTGTATCCATTTCTACTTAAACTCTACGGATTGCAATCCTATCAAGAAATAGCACGAGTGGCCAAGTGGCTAAGGCGTCGCACTTGTATCTGCCCGCTTGGGCTAAGATCGCTATGCGAAGATCGGGGGTTCAATTCCCCTCTTGTGCATTTCTTTTTTCAACACAAGTTCTTATTTCCAAGGCTGCCTTTTCATCAATCTCAAATTATTTTTGCTACCTCTTGGACTTTTGTCGTTTAAATCTCGTTGAGGACTTTCTAAAatattttattatttttctgTTCTGTGGTAATGTGTATATTTGTGCCGATCTTACCTCTTATATATTGTTGAACTTCTGAAACACTTCTGCTGACTTTAGACCCGTcgccatgatgagatcaaccAGACAGGTCCAACTGAACTGCCTGGCGTCTACCAGTCACCATCTCTAATTTTGGACGATTAATCCTGGTAAGTCCCATTGAAACCCCTGCCACAGGCCGTGCGTCTTCGGATCCGCTGATCGATGCAAAAGTATAAAATACCTGGACATTCTCACTCGAGAGAGAGCCATGACTGATGTATACAGAGTGTTATACCTCAGATAGCCATTTTTTGATCATGTCGCTGGAAAGAAACAAGAATAGAAGGTCACTGTTTGGTTGAAAGTTTTGACGACCTGGAGCCCGGAAATCATATTCATGCGGTTGCCACGAAGCATCGTCCTGGTGACATAGTATTTGCTGTTTTTGAAAAAGCAGTGCTTCTGATATATGCTAGGGTCAGGTATCATGCAATCTCTACTTCTCTTCAGGACCGGCTCCTGAATAGCAGCATGAGATGGACGACCTTGTGAGAATTGGGGTAGACCGGTGCAACGCGCATAAGGAAAGTTTCACCCTCACTATCCTATTGATAAGTTGTTAAAATTTGGTATTTATAGAGCAACTAAGAGATATCACGCTATGCTCAAACAAACAGCAGATGCTTATTGAAGACTGAGGAGGTTTCTGTTCGGCAAAGTGGTTAACTTGGTCATTCCGTGTGCAAGTCTATCCCAGCAAAATAGCTCTCCTAAGAGGCCTAGCATTGCTTGGTCTCTTGGCTAAGGATCTAATAGGCTTAGTTTAACAGcccgatgatgatgatgatgcatgaGGACCCTATGTACGTACAAAGCAAACTTCCTGATGTTATCAGTAACTCTGAACGACAATGGCCCTAGCCCGTGTGAATGAGTTGCAGGATGGGCGCTGGACAGTTTTTTGATTCCGTATTGCGAAAGGAGTTCATTAGCCTTAATCCTTCGAGTCAATTGCAAACCATTTCAACTTACAACTATCAGGGAATAATATAACCGGAGGGTCAACGGACATTTACGAGCTTCAAGCTCCAAGTTTTTCCTTCCAATCGGAGGAATTTCTCTTCACCCCAAAGTTATCCCTCCTATCAGAAGTTCACCACGAGTGCTCCAACCAATGCTGAATATACTTAGATATCAGAGGCCAAGCGGGCTAATATGATTAGCGTTTTGCATTTCAACTATATTTCTGAGGTCATCGACCTCAAACGCCTGCAGAAGCATCATCTTTGAGCTTTCCCATCCCCACAATTGCTCCGCCGGGGGTGCTCCCCGGATAATGGCAATCTCCACCCTACTCCACAAAATGTCAATAACTAGTTCATGCTGGGGAATGCAGCCTGAATTAAACTAGATCGAGGATGAATCCAACCTATATATAAATGTCATCCCTGTGACCCGCCGTGTTCTCTCGTTCAGCGGTCTTCTCTAGCAAACGCCCAACGTTGAGGTTATATACTGTCGATTGCCATGAAGTTCTCGTATAGCTTTGTCCAGGTGGTGACCTTGCTGCTCTCCTTGAGCCCTTCTGTTGAAGGCTTCACTCGTTCGAGGAACGACGCATGCAAGCCCAATCACCCATTCCGGCCTCTACCTCCCAGTCAGCCGCGGACAAAAACATGCCATGTTGTTAGCAACGGCCATGGCAAGGACGACTCCAAGAACATCATGAAAGCATTGCATAAATGCAACAATGGCGGCAAGGTTGTCTTCGATGCCAACAAGGTATACACCGTTGGCACTGCCTTGGACATGACATTCCTTAAGCACATTGACCTGGGTAGGGATCCGTACCACCGTTGTCGAATTGACCATTGCTTACATTGTATAAAACAGAGGTTCTGGGAAAGATCCAGTTTACCAATGATACCGATTACTGGCAAGCCAACTCCTTCAAGCACGGCTTCCAGAATGCCacgaccttcttccagctgggTGGTGAGGACGTGAACGTCTATGGTGGCGGTACCTTGGACGGCAACGGACAGGTCTGGTACGATCTCTACGCAGAGGATGCGCTCATTCTACGCCCTATCCTGTTCGGCGTCATCGGCCTGAAGGGAGGGACAATCGGTCCCCTAAAGCTCCGCTATTCGCCTCAATGGTACCAGCTTGTTGCCAACTCTTCAGATGTGATCTTCGACGGCATCGATATCTCCGGatacagcagcagcaagaacgaGGCTAAGAACACTGATGGATGGTGAGACTCAATTGGTACACACAGTCATCCCTATTCTGACCATCGCTACAGGGATACCTACCGTTCGGATAACATTGTCATCCAAAACTCTGTCATTAACAACGGCGACGGTATACTTTCTCGCACTCAGATTCAAGGAACAAGCTGACGGAATACGCAGATTGCGTGTCCTTCAAGCCCAACAGCACCAACATCCTCGTACAGAATCTACACTGCAACGGCTCTCACGGCATCTCCGTTGGCTCTCTCGGTCAGTACAAGGGCGAGGTTGACATTGTGCAGAATGTCCTCGTCTACAACATCTCCATGTACAATGCATCGGTAGGAGTCTCACGCCTTCCTGAGTTTCTACTAGCTAACAGCTTCTTCTAGGATGGTGCTCGTATCAAGGTCTGGCCCGGTGTCTCGTCCGCCATGTCTGAGGACCTGCAGGGCGGAGGTGGCCTTGGGTCGGTGAAGAACGTCACCTACAACCAGATGTACATCGAGAACGTCGACTGGGCTATTGAGGTGACCCAGTGCTACGGGCAGAAGAACCTGACTCTGTGCAATGAATACCCCGTACGTCCCTTCTTTCTAATCCATAATGATCATTACTGACCAAATTTAAAGAGCAACCTCACAATCTCAGACATCCACTTCAAGAACTTCCGCGGAACTACATCCGGCAAGCGCGACCCCAACGTCGGCACAATCGTTTGCTCCAGCCCGAATGTAAGTTCGACACTCGATGTTACAGAAGCAGCGGTTCTAATACCCTTAGGTTTGCTCTGACATCTACGCTGAGAACATCGACGTGAAGAGTCCCAAGGGAACGGATAACTTCGTCTGCACCAATGTAAGTCCTGCACCTAGAGAGGGTATGCGACAAACTAACCGCGTTTACTAGGTCGACAAGAGCCTTCTGGATGTTAACTGCGCATAGGTGCTCGTCTGGGATAGAATATGCACTTACTGCTTTAAACCGAGGTAGTGTCTGATAATAGGACTTGATTATTGGTTGCCAGCTCATTCCATCGGAAGCATGACTCCATCATATGCCGAAAGCAAGAGCCCAGTCAGCTATTAGCAATAAGCAATCGGGAAAACCCCATCCCCACGCATAGAGTGGAGCACCAGGAGTATATGCGGGGTACGGCACAATTCCGCTGTAGCCTATAACCTGTACAATGACCGTCAAGAGAGATTACGGGGTTTGTACGGTGTATTAGAATGAGGGTATTGGTATTTGTATATCAACCACGCCGTTAGAAGTTTACCCGGGCCACAAAAACAACACCTCAACCATGGCCTCCAAAAGACGCACAAGCATCATCGTAACTGGTCTGTTCACAACCTCCTTCCTGTAATCCCAGATCTAACATCAGAAATTACACAGGAGGCGCCTCAGGCATCGGCCTAGGCATCACCCGGCACTTTGCCCCCCAGCCAAACACCCATATCACCATCCTTGACGTAACTGACGGCACTCCGATCCTCAACCAGCTAGGCACAGAATACCCTTCCGCCAGCCTGTCCTTCGCGCAATGCGACGTCTCTTCGTGGGAAAGCCAAGCAGCCGCCTTCGAGAAGGTAATCGCGGAGCAAGGGCACATTGATATCGTCTTTGCGAATGCCGGTATCACGCAGAAGGGAGATCTGCTGGCCAATATCCACGACGTCAAGCCTTCGAAGCCGGAACTGAGGACGTTGGATGTTAACCTTATCGGTGTGATATATAGTACTTCCCCCTGCTTCCTCTTTCCCACGTGCTCTTTCCGGGAAGTGCTAATGCCATGTCAGCGGTCAAGCTAGCAGCGCACTACATGGCGAAAAACGCACCAAGAGGTTTAGGCTCAGGCCTCTCCAAAGGGAGTATCATCTGCACCGCGTCGAACGCAGGGATCTACCCATTCCCCACTGCGCCGCTGTACGCAGCCACCAAGAGCGGTGTGATCGGGCTGGTGCGCTCGCTTGCGCGGCCGCTGGAGCGGGAACAGATCCAGATTAATGCACTGGCGCCGGCTGTTATTGGTTAGTTTGTTCGATTCCTTGAGAGATCCAGGAGGGGGGTGTGTGAGAGAGGGTGTGGGCTGATTAAAGCAGAGACGAATATTGCGCCGGATTCTGCACTATTCAGGTCTATGATTCTTACGCCCATGTCGACTGCTACGCGGGCGGTTGCGCAGCTTGTTGGAGACGCTTCGTTGACGGGGAAAGTGCTAGAATTGCACGGGGAGGAGGTGACGTTTGCGGAGCCGCCGGCGTATATCGATGAAGATACAGGGACGAATATTGAGATGTTTTGGAAGTTGGGGTATGCGTAGTGAATTCatgcggaggaggatgatggagcCGTGAGGGAGAGGTTGTAGCTATTTGCTAGACCTGTAGGTTGATTCCCAATGGGTGGACCTAACGCCGGTGACCCGTTTATACATCAATTCATTATCGTAAACCATCCCTATCATCAACGCCAAATACCAAATAACCCCGGTATATATGCCATTATTCCCATTTTTCCAGTCCGTTAAGAAGTCAATCGTTCTCATCCTGGAGCAAgaccttgagcttctccagtTTATCCTCGCACTTCACCTCCATCTGCATCACCACATCCAcactcttcttcttggtgatGAGGAGCTGCGACACAAGCCAAAAGTTGTAGCCGTTTTTGTAGAAGCCCATGGACGCCCATTCGTGGCTGGAGACTGTATTTCGGAGCGCCAACCAATGATCGCGCCATCGCGACAGCGCTGTTCGGATACCGGCTAATGTGGAGTCTTCCGGAATCGCACTTTGAGGGGGTTTTGAGGGCGTTGAGAGCCCTTGTGGTATTCTTGAATTAGGCAACGGTGTTTTGTGTACCAAGGGAGCCAGGAGGGTCATGTGTGTATTTATGAAGGCATACAGTACTGGCGACGAGTGAGTTCATCGTCAATGAGTGAGGGATGGGGTGAACATACAATGAATGAGAATAAACATATCCAGGACGGTCATATCGGCAATATGATCCGGAACATGGGCTTGTGAACCATCCTCGCTGATCGGGGTTTCAAACAGATTATTAAAGCCTGCGGAGATGGGAATATCCCGCGAGAATCGGAAATTCGGCTCCACAAAGGGATGCTGCGAGTCGAAGATCACCTCTTGGCACGGAAAGTCCCATTCCATTTCTGTGTGGGATATACGACAGGGGTAGTTTGAATAAAATGAGAAGGCACAGTCGAGAAGTGATATGATGTTCATGGTTCTGTAGGCACTCTGTTATCCTTTGAATACACGAACTGGGAATGGCATAGGCATACCGA contains:
- a CDS encoding DODA-type extradiol aromatic ring-opening family dioxygenase translates to MSTSADTHPPSTSNQHTSKKLVILSLASLLVAILLAAFGYGLSTENTNTNITAKLFGLRRLFGTQSAAAAAVKRDISTSSAIPKSGSTMKTPVYFLSHGGPNIMYEQDHPAYRKLSEIGREITTKVKPRAVVVFSAHWQAGRDTIQVNTAEMTDLIYDFYGFPSHYYKEKFPNVGSKEIANKVLSALKEAGIKAEGVKRGLDHGVWASFKCVQVSLFNTEDPAQHYRLGQAVSKLRDDNILIIVSGMAVHNLRDLQFTWGNPKPMPYTTSFDEALKDAVTKPPAEREQAMSDLLKRPDARQAHPSFDHLLPIHIGAGAAGDDLGKRLWTLKEGSMSWAQYRFGDVGNNSAL
- a CDS encoding L51/S25/CI-B8 domain-containing protein — protein: MSSKYAFSKGLKELRFLFCQTSEQSAATRSFLQRAYPTMKKHNPQTPILIREAAGTLPRVYARYGFGKEKQESLSGLSDQQIEEKVSQLVKESS
- a CDS encoding mitochondrial pyruvate carrier family protein, which translates into the protein MSSSRIGLRFFQNTRAAFRNAYGPFRRPGAQGRRFQTSDAGAASAQQQSTFQRLWNSPVGIKTVHFWAPVMKWALVIAGISDFGRPAEKLSLTQNAALMATGAIWTRWCFIIKPRNILLAAVNFFLGCVGVVQVTRIFLYRRSLEGGSTKEALKDFEHEMVDSAKSVVGKAEAAVKKST
- a CDS encoding putative extracellular exo-polygalacturonase; amino-acid sequence: MKFSYSFVQVVTLLLSLSPSVEGFTRSRNDACKPNHPFRPLPPSQPRTKTCHVVSNGHGKDDSKNIMKALHKCNNGGKVVFDANKVYTVGTALDMTFLKHIDLEVLGKIQFTNDTDYWQANSFKHGFQNATTFFQLGGEDVNVYGGGTLDGNGQVWYDLYAEDALILRPILFGVIGLKGGTIGPLKLRYSPQWYQLVANSSDVIFDGIDISGYSSSKNEAKNTDGWDTYRSDNIVIQNSVINNGDDSRNKLTEYADCVSFKPNSTNILVQNLHCNGSHGISVGSLGQYKGEVDIVQNVLVYNISMYNASDGARIKVWPGVSSAMSEDLQGGGGLGSVKNVTYNQMYIENVDWAIEVTQCYGQKNLTLCNEYPSNLTISDIHFKNFRGTTSGKRDPNVGTIVCSSPNVCSDIYAENIDVKSPKGTDNFVCTNVDKSLLDVNCA
- a CDS encoding putative short chain dehydrogenase/reductase is translated as MASKRRTSIIVTGGASGIGLGITRHFAPQPNTHITILDVTDGTPILNQLGTEYPSASLSFAQCDVSSWESQAAAFEKVIAEQGHIDIVFANAGITQKGDLLANIHDVKPSKPELRTLDVNLIGVIYTVKLAAHYMAKNAPRGLGSGLSKGSIICTASNAGIYPFPTAPLYAATKSGVIGLVRSLARPLEREQIQINALAPAVIETNIAPDSALFRSMILTPMSTATRAVAQLVGDASLTGKVLELHGEEVTFAEPPAYIDEDTGTNIEMFWKLGYA